The Bacillus vallismortis genome window below encodes:
- the ypeB gene encoding germination protein YpeB, with protein sequence MIRGILIALLGIAIVGTSYWGYKEHQEKDAVLLHAENNYQRAFHELTYQMDQLHDKIGTTLAMNSQKSLSPALVDVWRITSEAHNSVSQLPLTLMPFNKTEELLSKIGDFSYKTSVRDLEQKPLDKKEYTSLNKLYQQSEDIQNELRHVQHLVMSKNLRWMDVEMALASDEKQSDNTIINSFKTVEKNVGAFSTGTDLGPSFTSTKKEEKGFSHLKGKQISEQEAKQIAERFAPDDNYSIKVVKSGKKTNRDVYSVSMKDPDHKAAIYMDITRKGGHPVYLIQNRKVKNQKFSLNDGSNRALAFLKKNGFETDDLEIDESAQYDKIGVFSYVPVENKIRMYPEAIRMKVALDDGEVVGFSARDFLTSHRKRNIPKPAITEAEAKSKLNKNVQVRETRLALITNELGQEVLCYEMLGTIENDTFRMYINASDGSEEKVEKLKNAEPIYKDL encoded by the coding sequence ATGATCAGAGGTATTTTAATCGCGTTGCTCGGTATTGCAATTGTCGGTACAAGCTACTGGGGATACAAAGAACACCAGGAAAAAGACGCAGTTCTTCTTCATGCTGAAAATAACTACCAGCGGGCGTTCCATGAACTTACCTATCAGATGGATCAGCTTCACGATAAAATCGGAACAACACTCGCCATGAACAGCCAAAAATCACTGTCACCTGCATTGGTAGATGTGTGGAGGATTACATCTGAAGCCCATAACAGTGTCAGTCAGCTGCCGCTTACATTAATGCCGTTTAACAAAACAGAAGAGTTATTATCAAAGATCGGCGATTTCAGTTATAAAACGTCAGTCAGAGATTTGGAGCAAAAGCCGCTAGATAAAAAAGAGTATACATCACTAAATAAGCTATATCAGCAATCCGAAGATATACAAAATGAATTGCGTCATGTTCAGCACCTTGTTATGAGCAAAAACCTTCGCTGGATGGACGTAGAGATGGCACTGGCTTCTGACGAAAAACAAAGCGATAATACGATTATCAACAGCTTTAAAACCGTCGAAAAAAATGTCGGTGCATTCTCCACCGGAACAGACCTTGGCCCGAGTTTCACCAGCACCAAAAAAGAAGAGAAGGGCTTCAGCCATCTGAAAGGAAAACAAATTTCCGAACAGGAAGCAAAACAAATTGCTGAGCGTTTTGCCCCGGATGACAATTATTCAATTAAAGTGGTGAAAAGTGGAAAAAAAACAAACCGCGACGTATATAGCGTCAGCATGAAAGACCCAGACCATAAAGCAGCGATTTATATGGATATTACGAGAAAGGGCGGGCATCCGGTATATTTGATCCAAAACAGAAAAGTGAAGAATCAGAAATTCAGTTTGAATGACGGGTCGAACCGCGCGCTCGCCTTTTTAAAGAAAAACGGATTTGAAACAGATGATTTGGAAATTGATGAAAGTGCCCAATATGATAAAATCGGCGTATTTTCATATGTGCCTGTTGAAAATAAAATCCGAATGTACCCGGAAGCCATTCGCATGAAAGTGGCTTTGGATGACGGTGAGGTTGTAGGCTTTTCAGCAAGGGACTTCCTAACATCCCACAGAAAAAGAAATATTCCTAAGCCGGCCATTACTGAGGCAGAAGCGAAATCGAAATTAAATAAAAATGTACAAGTAAGAGAAACAAGGCTTGCTTTGATTACAAATGAACTTGGCCAAGAAGTGTTATGCTATGAAATGCTCGGGACAATTGAAAATGACACATTCAGAATGTATATAAATGCCAGTGATGGTTCGGAAGAAAAGGTTGAAAAATTAAAAAATGCTGAACCTATATATAAAGACCTATAA
- the cmk gene encoding (d)CMP kinase, with product MEKKLSIAIDGPAAAGKSTVAKIVAEKKSYIYIDTGAMYRAITYTALQENIDLANEKKLAELLKRTNIELMTTEEGQKVLVNGTDVTEAIRTDEVSNQVSIAAKHRSVRGEMVKRQQQLGEKGGVVMDGRDIGTHVLPNAEVKIFLLASVEERAKRRYEENVKKGYDVNYETLIEEIARRDKLDSEREVSPLRKAEDALEIDTTSLSIQEVADKILKAVEQKSR from the coding sequence ATGGAAAAGAAATTATCGATTGCAATTGACGGCCCGGCAGCTGCGGGGAAAAGCACCGTTGCCAAAATTGTGGCTGAGAAGAAATCGTACATATATATTGATACAGGAGCGATGTATCGGGCGATAACGTATACGGCTTTGCAAGAAAACATTGACCTGGCAAATGAAAAAAAACTGGCTGAGCTGCTAAAGCGGACAAACATTGAACTGATGACAACAGAAGAAGGACAAAAAGTGCTCGTTAACGGCACCGATGTAACTGAGGCGATCCGAACAGACGAAGTCAGCAACCAAGTTTCAATAGCAGCAAAGCACAGAAGCGTCAGGGGAGAAATGGTGAAACGCCAGCAGCAGCTTGGGGAAAAAGGCGGCGTCGTCATGGATGGACGTGATATCGGGACTCACGTGCTGCCGAATGCTGAAGTGAAAATCTTTCTTTTGGCTTCTGTTGAGGAAAGAGCGAAACGCCGTTATGAAGAAAACGTGAAAAAAGGCTACGATGTCAACTATGAGACATTGATTGAGGAAATTGCAAGAAGAGACAAGCTTGATTCAGAGCGCGAAGTATCACCATTGCGCAAAGCAGAAGACGCTCTTGAAATCGATACGACATCTCTTTCCATTCAAGAGGTAGCTGATAAAATCCTCAAGGCAGTGGAGCAAAAGTCCCGCTGA
- a CDS encoding flagellar brake protein, producing the protein MIEIGENIYLEYIEENELKKAKSKAVSNENNELLIAYPVDVATGRTVILHNDMEVTVEFVGKDEVPYRFTSRIKGKVKDKLQMICLEVPPREKVKRIQRRQYVRTDAVLDVRMQPAAEEEFSTLSYNISAGGIALILADGHSFQSGESLSLIISLSENENIRQIETEAVVRRVFDDPKTGKHKMTLEYTGISASDQQFLLQYCIRRQLNKRRKARME; encoded by the coding sequence ATGATTGAGATTGGGGAAAATATATATTTAGAATATATAGAAGAAAATGAATTGAAAAAAGCGAAAAGTAAAGCTGTAAGCAACGAAAACAATGAGCTTTTGATCGCGTACCCGGTTGATGTAGCTACAGGGCGAACTGTGATTTTGCATAACGATATGGAAGTAACGGTAGAGTTTGTGGGCAAAGACGAAGTTCCTTACCGCTTTACAAGCCGTATAAAAGGTAAAGTGAAGGACAAACTTCAAATGATCTGTCTTGAAGTGCCTCCCCGTGAAAAGGTGAAACGGATCCAGCGCCGCCAGTATGTGAGAACTGATGCGGTATTGGATGTGCGAATGCAGCCGGCAGCTGAGGAAGAGTTCAGCACACTTTCCTATAATATCAGCGCGGGCGGCATCGCCTTAATTTTAGCGGATGGCCATTCCTTTCAATCCGGGGAATCATTAAGCCTGATTATCAGTCTTTCTGAAAATGAAAACATACGTCAAATAGAAACAGAAGCCGTTGTCAGACGAGTCTTTGACGATCCGAAAACAGGGAAGCATAAAATGACCCTTGAGTATACGGGAATCTCAGCGAGTGACCAGCAGTTTCTGCTTCAATATTGCATCCGGCGCCAGTTAAATAAGAGAAGAAAGGCACGGATGGAATAA
- a CDS encoding YpfB family protein, with protein sequence MKTFERLLIKLLFIQAIILLGVQILFHYEHIEPYVSKVIQYEGVDKMEENNRIETFKH encoded by the coding sequence ATGAAAACATTTGAACGGCTGCTGATCAAATTATTGTTCATTCAGGCCATCATTTTACTTGGTGTCCAGATTCTTTTTCACTATGAGCATATTGAGCCTTATGTATCAAAAGTGATTCAATATGAAGGGGTGGATAAAATGGAGGAGAACAATAGGATTGAAACCTTCAAACATTAA
- a CDS encoding YpzI family protein, with the protein MGKDRQEKKLKASGRVESDRDHSIHYDGATSLEQNGKFKKRKS; encoded by the coding sequence ATGGGAAAAGACAGACAGGAAAAAAAACTCAAAGCTTCTGGCAGAGTCGAATCAGATCGCGACCATTCCATTCACTATGACGGAGCAACAAGCCTTGAACAAAACGGAAAATTCAAAAAGCGAAAATCATAA
- the prsW gene encoding glutamic-type intramembrane protease PrsW — translation MFAIISAGIAPGIALLSYFYLKDQYDNEPVHMVLRSFFLGVVLVFPTMFIQYVLEKENVGGGSFFVSFLTSGFLEESLKWFILMVSVYPHAHFDEHYDGIVYGASVSLGFATLENILYLIGHGVEHAFVRALLPVSCHALIGVIMGFYLGKARFSAHKARVKWLILSLAVPSLLHGSYDFILTALSNWIYYMFPFMLFLWWFGLRKAKKARSVNMMQV, via the coding sequence ATGTTTGCAATCATCTCTGCAGGAATCGCTCCCGGCATCGCGCTGTTAAGTTATTTTTATTTAAAAGATCAGTATGATAATGAACCTGTACATATGGTGCTTCGGTCGTTTTTTCTGGGAGTTGTTCTTGTATTTCCCACAATGTTTATCCAGTACGTGCTTGAAAAAGAGAATGTGGGAGGCGGAAGCTTTTTCGTTTCTTTTTTGACTTCAGGGTTTTTGGAGGAATCACTGAAATGGTTTATTCTGATGGTCAGTGTATACCCGCACGCCCACTTTGATGAGCATTATGACGGGATTGTGTACGGGGCCAGTGTATCGCTCGGTTTTGCAACTCTCGAAAATATTCTTTACTTAATCGGCCACGGTGTGGAGCATGCGTTTGTCAGGGCGCTGCTGCCAGTTTCATGCCATGCCTTGATAGGTGTTATTATGGGATTTTACCTTGGGAAAGCCCGTTTTTCCGCTCATAAGGCGCGTGTGAAGTGGCTTATTCTTTCTTTAGCTGTTCCGTCACTTTTGCATGGATCGTATGATTTTATTCTGACAGCACTCAGCAATTGGATTTATTATATGTTTCCATTTATGTTGTTTTTATGGTGGTTTGGTTTGCGCAAAGCGAAAAAAGCCCGTTCCGTCAATATGATGCAAGTATAG
- a CDS encoding metallophosphoesterase — MKLSVKIAGVLTVAAAAMTAKMYSTAKGNHLKTHTFLLSKMKGKLPLTIFFISDIHKRSIDQDLLQKARSHAPHLVIIGGDLAEGGVPSTRIEENIKRLSNIGVPVVFVWGNNDYEVRQHKLYSIFKAYGVISLRNESVSFSHNGHTIAIAGVDDIKMEMDHYEEAIKELDKSQLNILVCHNPEIHEQINETDGIDAIFSGHTHGGQIRFGKFGPYELGKTGIVKHAAYLISNGYGTTKVPFRLGAEPETHIVTLCAPE, encoded by the coding sequence ATGAAGCTATCAGTGAAAATTGCCGGTGTGCTAACTGTTGCCGCAGCGGCTATGACGGCAAAAATGTATTCAACAGCAAAAGGCAACCATTTGAAAACACATACGTTTCTTTTATCAAAAATGAAGGGCAAATTGCCTCTTACAATCTTTTTTATTTCGGACATTCATAAACGTTCCATCGATCAAGACCTTTTACAAAAAGCGCGTAGTCATGCCCCTCACCTGGTTATCATCGGCGGTGATTTAGCCGAGGGCGGGGTGCCCAGTACGAGAATCGAGGAAAACATCAAACGGCTCTCAAATATTGGGGTCCCTGTTGTGTTTGTGTGGGGAAATAACGATTATGAAGTCAGACAGCATAAGCTGTATTCCATATTCAAAGCATACGGTGTCATCAGCCTGAGGAATGAATCAGTTTCGTTTTCGCACAATGGGCATACGATTGCGATTGCGGGAGTTGATGATATCAAGATGGAGATGGATCATTATGAGGAAGCCATTAAAGAGCTCGACAAAAGCCAGCTGAATATTCTGGTTTGCCATAACCCGGAAATCCACGAACAAATCAATGAAACCGACGGTATTGATGCGATATTCAGCGGACATACCCATGGCGGTCAGATCAGATTTGGGAAATTCGGCCCGTATGAGCTTGGAAAAACAGGTATTGTTAAACATGCGGCGTATCTGATCAGCAACGGATATGGCACGACAAAAGTGCCTTTTCGTTTAGGTGCTGAGCCGGAAACACATATTGTAACTCTTTGCGCGCCAGAATAA
- a CDS encoding genetic competence negative regulator: MRLERLNYNKIKIFLTLDDLTDRGLTKEDLWKDSFKVHQLFKDMMNEANTELGFEANGPIAVEVYSLQAQGMVVIVTKNQEADSEDDEYDDDYIEMQVKLDESADIIYQFHSFEDIIQLSESLQRIGITGGTVYHYEGQYFLSLEDLGSHTTEGVVSVLAEYGNPTTLTIYRLQEYGKLIMDDNAVETIQTHFL, translated from the coding sequence ATGCGGCTTGAGCGTCTGAATTATAATAAGATTAAAATCTTTTTAACCCTCGATGATTTGACAGACCGGGGATTGACAAAAGAAGACCTCTGGAAGGACTCATTTAAAGTCCACCAGTTATTTAAAGATATGATGAATGAAGCTAATACAGAGCTCGGCTTTGAAGCGAATGGACCGATTGCAGTGGAAGTGTATTCTCTCCAAGCACAAGGGATGGTTGTGATCGTAACAAAGAACCAGGAAGCAGATTCCGAAGACGATGAGTATGATGATGATTACATCGAAATGCAAGTCAAGCTTGATGAAAGCGCGGACATCATTTATCAATTCCATTCCTTTGAAGATATCATTCAGCTTTCAGAAAGCTTACAGCGAATCGGTATCACAGGGGGGACTGTCTACCACTATGAGGGACAGTACTTTTTAAGCCTTGAAGACCTGGGGTCACATACGACTGAGGGAGTTGTGTCGGTTCTGGCTGAATACGGCAATCCGACAACTTTAACGATTTATCGCTTGCAAGAGTATGGTAAGCTTATTATGGACGATAATGCTGTTGAGACGATACAGACTCATTTTTTATAA
- the fni gene encoding type 2 isopentenyl-diphosphate Delta-isomerase yields the protein MTRAERKKQHINHALSTGQKRDTGLDDITFVHASLPDLALEQVDISTKIGELSSSSPIFINAMTGGGGQLTYDINQSLARAARQAGIPLAVGSQMSALKDPSERFSYEIVRKENPNGLIFANLGSEATADQAKEAVEMIGADALQIHLNVIQEIVMPEGDRSFSGALDRIEQICSQVSVPVIVKEVGFGMSKESARKLYEAGAAAVDIGGYGGTNFSKIENLRRHRQITFFNSWGISTAASLAEIRSAFPASTMMASGGLQDALDVAKAIALGAFCTGMAGHFLKALTESGEEGLLEEVQLILDELKMIMTVLGARTITDLQKTPLVIKGETHHWLTERGIDTSSYSVR from the coding sequence GTGACTCGAGCAGAACGGAAAAAACAACACATCAATCATGCCCTGTCCACTGGACAAAAGCGGGACACGGGTCTTGATGATATTACGTTTGTTCATGCCAGTCTGCCCGATCTTGCATTAGAACAAGTAGATATTTCCACAAAAATCGGCGAACTTTCAAGCAGTTCGCCGATTTTTATCAATGCAATGACTGGCGGCGGCGGACAACTTACATATGATATTAATCAATCACTTGCACGAGCGGCTCGTCAGGCCGGTATACCTCTTGCTGTCGGATCACAAATGTCAGCATTAAAAGATCCCTCAGAGCGTTTTTCGTATGAAATCGTTCGAAAAGAAAACCCAAACGGACTGATTTTTGCCAACTTGGGAAGCGAGGCGACAGCTGATCAGGCAAAGGAAGCAGTGGAAATGATTGGAGCAGACGCACTGCAGATTCACTTGAATGTGATTCAGGAAATTGTGATGCCTGAAGGAGACAGAAGCTTTAGCGGAGCTCTGGACCGTATTGAACAAATTTGCAGTCAGGTCAGTGTGCCGGTCATTGTGAAAGAGGTCGGCTTCGGTATGAGCAAAGAATCAGCAAGGAAGCTTTATGAAGCTGGTGCTGCAGCTGTAGATATCGGCGGTTACGGGGGCACGAATTTCTCGAAAATCGAAAATCTCCGAAGACATCGGCAAATCACCTTTTTTAACTCGTGGGGCATTTCGACAGCAGCAAGTTTGGCGGAAATCCGCTCTGCGTTTCCCGCAAGCACAATGATGGCGTCCGGAGGCCTGCAGGATGCGCTTGATGTGGCAAAGGCAATAGCGCTGGGGGCCTTTTGCACCGGAATGGCAGGACACTTTTTAAAAGCGCTGACTGAAAGCGGAGAGGAAGGACTGCTTGAGGAGGTTCAGCTGATCCTTGACGAATTAAAAATGATTATGACCGTACTGGGCGCCAGAACGATTACTGATTTGCAAAAGACACCTCTTGTGATCAAAGGTGAAACCCATCACTGGCTCACAGAGAGAGGGATTGATACGTCCAGCTATAGTGTGCGATGA
- the rpsA gene encoding 30S ribosomal protein S1: protein MTEEMNQIDVQVPEVGDVVKGIVTKVEDKHVDVEIINVKQSGIIPISELSSLHVEKASDVVKVDDELDLKVTKVEDDALILSKRAVDADRAWEDLEKKFETKEVFEAEVKDVVKGGLVVDIGVRGFIPASLVEAHFVEDFTDYKGKTLSLLVVELDRDKNRVILSHRAVVESEQVNKKQELLQSLEVGSVLDGKVQRLTDFGAFVDIGGIDGLVHISQLSHSHVEKPSDVVEEGQEVKVKVLSVDRDNERISLSIKDTLPGPWSQIGEKVKPGDVLEGTVQRLVSFGAFVEIFPGVEGLVHISQISNKHIGTPHEVLEEGQTVKVKVLDVNENEERISLSMRELEEAPKADQEDYRQYQAKEETSTGFQLGDLIGDKLNKLK from the coding sequence ATGACAGAGGAAATGAATCAAATTGATGTTCAAGTGCCAGAGGTTGGAGATGTAGTTAAAGGGATTGTGACAAAGGTAGAGGATAAGCATGTGGATGTTGAAATTATCAATGTCAAACAGTCCGGTATTATTCCAATCAGTGAATTATCAAGTCTTCATGTAGAGAAAGCATCGGATGTTGTAAAAGTAGACGACGAGCTTGACCTGAAAGTAACAAAAGTGGAAGACGATGCTTTGATTTTATCTAAACGTGCTGTTGATGCAGACCGCGCTTGGGAAGACCTTGAGAAAAAATTTGAAACAAAAGAAGTGTTTGAAGCTGAAGTTAAAGATGTCGTGAAAGGCGGACTTGTCGTTGATATCGGCGTTCGCGGTTTTATTCCGGCATCACTTGTTGAAGCGCATTTCGTTGAAGATTTTACTGATTATAAAGGAAAAACACTGTCTCTGCTCGTTGTAGAGCTTGACCGTGATAAAAACCGCGTGATCCTTTCACACCGTGCCGTTGTTGAAAGTGAGCAAGTAAATAAAAAACAAGAACTTCTTCAGTCTCTCGAAGTTGGAAGTGTACTTGATGGCAAAGTGCAGCGCCTGACTGATTTTGGTGCGTTTGTTGATATCGGCGGTATCGACGGACTTGTACACATTTCGCAGCTTTCCCACTCCCATGTGGAGAAGCCGTCTGACGTTGTTGAAGAAGGACAAGAAGTAAAAGTGAAAGTATTATCGGTTGACCGTGATAATGAACGTATTTCTTTATCTATCAAAGATACACTGCCTGGACCGTGGAGCCAAATCGGCGAGAAAGTGAAACCAGGCGATGTGCTTGAAGGAACTGTGCAGCGTCTTGTAAGCTTCGGAGCCTTTGTTGAAATCTTTCCGGGTGTTGAAGGTCTCGTTCATATTTCTCAAATTTCCAACAAACACATCGGCACGCCGCATGAAGTCCTTGAAGAAGGACAGACTGTAAAAGTGAAGGTTCTTGATGTGAATGAAAATGAGGAGCGCATTTCATTAAGTATGCGTGAACTTGAAGAAGCGCCTAAAGCCGATCAGGAAGATTACCGTCAATATCAGGCGAAGGAAGAAACAAGCACTGGCTTCCAGCTTGGTGATCTGATCGGAGATAAGCTGAATAAACTAAAATAA
- the gudB gene encoding NAD-specific glutamate dehydrogenase, with product MAADRNTGHTEEDKLDVLKSTQTVIHKALEKLGYPEEVYELLKEPMRLLTVKIPVRMDDGSVQIFTGYRAQHNDSVGPTKGGIRFHPNVTEKEVKALSIWMSLKCGIIDLPYGGGKGGIVCDPRDMSFRELERLSRGYVRAISQIVGPTKDVPAPDVFTNSQIMAWMMDEYSRIDEFNSPGFITGKPLVLGGSHGRESATAKGVTICIKEAAKKKGIDINGARVVVQGFGNAGSYLAKFMHDAGAKVVGISDAYGGLYDPEGLDIDYLLDRRDSFGTVTKLFNDTITNQELLELDCDILVPAAIENQITEENAHNIRAGIVVEAANGPTTLEGTKILSDRDILLVPDVLASAGGVTVSYFEWVQNNQGFYWSEEEVEEKLEKMMIKSFNNIYEMAKNRRIDMRLAAYMVGVRKMAEASRFRGWI from the coding sequence ATGGCAGCCGATCGAAACACCGGTCATACAGAAGAGGACAAACTTGATGTGTTAAAATCAACCCAAACCGTAATACATAAGGCTCTGGAAAAATTGGGATATCCCGAAGAAGTCTACGAACTGTTAAAGGAGCCGATGAGATTATTAACGGTAAAAATACCTGTTCGTATGGACGACGGTTCAGTACAGATTTTTACAGGTTATCGTGCGCAGCACAATGACTCTGTCGGTCCGACGAAGGGCGGGATACGTTTTCACCCGAACGTAACAGAAAAAGAGGTGAAGGCGCTTTCTATTTGGATGAGTTTAAAATGCGGCATAATTGATCTTCCATATGGCGGTGGTAAAGGCGGAATTGTTTGTGATCCAAGGGATATGTCGTTTAGAGAGCTGGAGCGTCTGAGCAGAGGATACGTCAGAGCAATCAGCCAAATTGTCGGCCCGACAAAAGACGTGCCGGCACCGGATGTATTTACAAACTCACAAATCATGGCTTGGATGATGGATGAGTATTCAAGAATTGATGAATTTAATTCGCCTGGATTTATTACGGGCAAGCCGCTTGTGCTTGGCGGATCTCACGGGAGAGAATCTGCGACAGCAAAAGGCGTAACGATCTGTATTAAAGAAGCGGCAAAGAAAAAAGGCATCGATATTAATGGTGCGCGTGTCGTTGTTCAAGGCTTCGGAAACGCGGGAAGCTATTTAGCTAAATTTATGCATGATGCGGGAGCAAAGGTTGTCGGCATCTCAGATGCGTATGGCGGACTTTATGATCCGGAAGGCCTCGATATCGATTACTTACTCGACCGCCGCGACAGCTTCGGTACCGTAACAAAGCTTTTCAACGATACTATTACGAACCAGGAGCTGCTGGAGCTGGATTGTGATATCCTTGTTCCTGCCGCAATTGAAAATCAAATTACAGAAGAAAATGCCCATAATATCCGGGCTGGAATTGTCGTTGAAGCGGCAAACGGGCCAACAACGCTTGAAGGAACAAAAATTCTTTCAGACCGGGACATTCTGCTTGTGCCAGACGTACTGGCAAGCGCCGGTGGCGTAACGGTTTCATATTTTGAATGGGTTCAGAATAACCAAGGCTTCTACTGGAGTGAAGAAGAGGTAGAAGAGAAATTAGAAAAAATGATGATCAAATCATTTAACAATATTTATGAAATGGCTAAAAACCGAAGAATTGACATGAGGCTCGCTGCTTATATGGTCGGTGTTCGCAAAATGGCTGAAGCTTCGCGCTTTAGAGGCTGGATATAA
- a CDS encoding YpdA family putative bacillithiol disulfide reductase, which yields MIQEKAIIIGGGPCGLSAAIHLKQIGIDALVIEKGNVVNSIYNYPTHQTFFSSSEKLEIGDVAFITENRKPVRIQALSYYREVVKRKNIRVNAFEMVHRVTKAENNSFVIETSKGTYTTPYCIIATGYYDHPNYMNVPGEDLPKVFHYFKEGHPYFDKDVVVIGGKNSSVDAALELVKSGARVTVLYRGNEYSPSIKPWILPEFESLVRNGTIRMEFGACVEKITEDEVVFRSGEKEPITIKNDFVFAMTGYHPDHQFLEKMGVKIDQETGRPFFNEETMETNVEGIFIAGVIVAGNNANEIFIENGRFHGGHIAAEIAKRENC from the coding sequence ATGATTCAAGAAAAAGCAATAATTATTGGTGGAGGACCTTGTGGACTATCTGCTGCCATTCACCTAAAACAAATTGGCATTGATGCCCTCGTCATTGAAAAAGGCAATGTCGTTAACAGCATTTACAATTATCCGACGCATCAAACCTTTTTCAGCTCAAGTGAAAAGCTTGAAATTGGAGACGTGGCATTTATTACGGAAAACAGAAAACCTGTCAGAATTCAGGCTTTGTCGTATTACCGGGAAGTCGTCAAACGGAAAAACATCCGTGTCAATGCGTTTGAAATGGTGCATAGAGTCACGAAAGCGGAAAACAATTCATTTGTTATAGAGACGTCAAAAGGAACTTACACGACACCGTATTGTATTATTGCAACAGGCTATTATGATCATCCAAACTATATGAACGTACCCGGTGAGGATTTGCCAAAAGTATTCCATTATTTTAAAGAAGGCCATCCGTACTTTGATAAAGATGTCGTCGTCATCGGCGGCAAAAATTCAAGCGTAGACGCTGCGCTTGAACTCGTGAAATCTGGAGCGCGTGTCACAGTCTTATACAGGGGCAATGAGTATTCGCCAAGCATTAAGCCGTGGATCCTGCCTGAATTTGAGTCGCTCGTCAGAAACGGGACAATTCGCATGGAATTTGGGGCATGTGTCGAAAAAATCACCGAGGATGAAGTGGTATTCCGCTCCGGCGAGAAGGAACCCATTACCATTAAAAATGATTTTGTATTTGCCATGACAGGCTATCATCCCGATCATCAATTTCTTGAAAAAATGGGTGTTAAAATTGATCAAGAAACAGGACGTCCATTTTTTAATGAAGAAACGATGGAAACAAACGTTGAAGGCATTTTTATTGCCGGGGTCATTGTTGCCGGGAACAATGCAAATGAAATATTTATTGAAAACGGCAGATTTCACGGGGGACATATCGCAGCGGAAATCGCCAAAAGAGAAAATTGTTAA
- the sleB gene encoding spore cortex-lytic enzyme, which translates to MKSKGTIMACLILFSFTITTFINTETISAFSNQVIQRGATGDDVIELQARLQYNGYYNGKIDGVYGWGTYWAVRNFQDQFGLKEVDGLVGAKTKQTLISKSKYYREYVMEQLQKGNTFTHYGKIPLKYQTKPSKAATQKARQQAEARQKQPAEKTTQQPKADKQQNNTPEKTRKQDAVAANMPGGFSNNDIRLLSQAVYGEARGEPYEGQVAVAAVILNRLNSPLFPNSVAGIIFEPLAFTAVADGQIYMQPNETAREAVLDAINGWDPTEEALYYFNPDTATSAWIWGRPQIKRIGKHIFCE; encoded by the coding sequence ATGAAGTCCAAAGGAACGATTATGGCATGTCTCATCCTTTTTTCCTTTACAATAACGACGTTTATCAATACTGAAACCATCTCTGCCTTTTCCAATCAGGTCATTCAAAGAGGGGCTACAGGAGACGATGTGATCGAACTCCAAGCGCGCCTTCAATATAATGGATACTATAACGGAAAAATTGACGGGGTTTATGGATGGGGAACGTACTGGGCAGTTCGAAATTTTCAGGATCAATTCGGGTTAAAAGAGGTTGATGGCCTTGTAGGGGCTAAAACAAAGCAAACCCTAATATCTAAATCTAAATACTATCGTGAATATGTCATGGAACAGCTTCAAAAAGGGAATACGTTCACGCATTACGGAAAAATTCCGCTAAAGTATCAGACGAAACCGTCAAAAGCAGCAACACAAAAAGCAAGACAGCAAGCAGAAGCGCGGCAGAAACAGCCTGCGGAAAAAACAACGCAGCAGCCTAAAGCGGATAAACAGCAAAACAACACACCTGAAAAAACAAGAAAACAGGACGCGGTCGCAGCTAACATGCCTGGCGGATTTTCCAACAATGATATTCGGCTGCTTTCTCAAGCGGTTTACGGGGAAGCACGGGGAGAACCGTACGAGGGTCAGGTTGCCGTCGCGGCAGTTATTTTGAACCGGTTGAACAGTCCGTTATTTCCCAATTCAGTTGCTGGTATTATTTTTGAACCGCTTGCTTTTACAGCAGTGGCTGACGGGCAAATCTATATGCAGCCGAATGAAACGGCAAGAGAAGCAGTGCTGGATGCCATTAATGGCTGGGATCCAACCGAGGAAGCACTGTACTACTTTAATCCGGATACAGCGACCAGCGCATGGATTTGGGGACGCCCGCAGATCAAGAGAATCGGAAAACACATTTTCTGTGAGTAG